From one Lysinibacillus sp. G4S2 genomic stretch:
- a CDS encoding DUF881 domain-containing protein, which produces MNNKKKNSKGNFFSRKQFQLLIVCVTMGFIVGYSYNQAKDNRDASSSDAELFEQEESYREELIAQQERNKELSEEVTDLQEKIRKYEKSFVASKKDYTKLVEEAEDLRLLLGDLNAEGKGIRITLQDGDYDPKSANPNDYIVHESHVFKLLNELKISGAQAIAINGQRVLANSYIRCNGPVITIDGKQHPAPFVIEAVGDSKTLMAALNLNGGIVDQLLNDNIVVSLEEEEKLTMPKAQVES; this is translated from the coding sequence ATGAACAACAAGAAAAAGAATAGCAAAGGAAATTTCTTTTCAAGAAAACAATTTCAGTTGCTTATTGTTTGTGTGACTATGGGATTTATCGTTGGCTATTCGTACAACCAGGCAAAAGATAATCGAGATGCAAGTTCAAGTGATGCAGAGCTTTTTGAGCAAGAAGAGTCATATCGTGAGGAGTTAATTGCACAGCAAGAGCGCAATAAAGAACTGTCAGAAGAGGTGACTGATTTACAAGAAAAAATTCGCAAGTATGAAAAATCATTTGTTGCTAGTAAAAAGGATTATACAAAGCTTGTTGAAGAAGCAGAGGATTTACGTTTGTTGTTAGGCGATTTAAATGCAGAAGGAAAAGGGATACGTATTACCCTTCAAGACGGTGATTACGATCCGAAATCTGCTAACCCTAATGATTATATTGTGCATGAGAGCCATGTTTTTAAACTACTCAATGAGCTTAAAATTTCTGGTGCCCAAGCAATTGCTATTAATGGTCAACGCGTTTTGGCGAATTCTTATATACGCTGTAATGGACCAGTCATTACGATAGATGGCAAGCAGCATCCGGCTCCATTTGTCATTGAGGCTGTAGGAGATTCAAAAACATTGATGGCTGCCTTAAACTTAAATGGTGGCATTGTAGATCAACTATTAAATGACAATATTGTTGTGTCATTAGAAGAAGAAGAAAAGCTAACTATGCCAAAAGCACAAGTAGAAAGTTAA
- the ftsZ gene encoding cell division protein FtsZ: MLEFDTSVDQLAVIKVIGVGGGGNNAVNRMIEHGVQGVDFIAVNTDAQALNLSKAEIKLQIGTKLTRGLGAGANPEVGKKAAEESREQLEEVLRGADMVFVTAGMGGGTGTGAAPVIAQIARDLGALTVGVVTRPFTFEGRKRQTQAIGGIGGMKEAVDTLIVIPNDKLLQIVDKSTPMLEAFREADNVLRQGVQGISDLIATPGLINLDFADVKTIMSNKGSALMGIGIATGENRAAEAAKKAISSPLLESSIDGAKGVLMNITGGSNLSLFEVQEAADIVASASDEEVNMIFGSVINENLKDEIIVTVIATGFSEEALQQHRNVTRPTINTNRQAVQQQQAPIREPRQDVHVQQEQPRQQNQQNYAQDDMLEVPAFLRNRRNR, encoded by the coding sequence ATGTTAGAATTTGATACAAGTGTTGATCAACTTGCAGTAATAAAAGTTATTGGTGTTGGTGGCGGCGGTAACAACGCTGTCAATCGAATGATAGAACATGGAGTACAAGGTGTTGACTTTATCGCAGTAAACACAGATGCACAGGCGCTAAATTTATCGAAAGCAGAAATAAAACTACAAATTGGTACAAAACTTACACGTGGTTTAGGTGCAGGTGCAAATCCAGAAGTAGGGAAAAAAGCTGCAGAAGAGAGCCGTGAACAATTAGAAGAGGTTCTACGTGGTGCAGATATGGTATTCGTTACAGCTGGAATGGGCGGAGGAACTGGTACTGGTGCCGCACCAGTAATCGCACAAATTGCTCGTGATTTAGGAGCTCTTACAGTCGGTGTTGTAACGCGTCCATTTACGTTTGAAGGTCGCAAGCGACAAACACAAGCTATCGGTGGTATTGGTGGCATGAAGGAAGCTGTAGATACTTTAATCGTCATTCCGAACGACAAGCTATTACAAATTGTCGATAAATCTACGCCAATGCTTGAGGCATTCCGTGAAGCAGATAATGTTTTACGACAAGGTGTACAAGGTATTTCAGATTTAATTGCAACGCCGGGTCTTATTAACTTAGACTTTGCAGACGTAAAAACAATTATGTCTAACAAAGGTTCAGCGTTAATGGGTATTGGTATTGCTACAGGTGAAAATCGTGCAGCAGAGGCAGCTAAGAAAGCTATTTCAAGTCCTTTACTTGAATCATCAATTGATGGCGCTAAAGGTGTCCTTATGAATATTACAGGTGGCTCAAACCTTAGTCTATTTGAAGTACAAGAAGCTGCAGACATCGTAGCTTCAGCATCTGATGAAGAAGTAAATATGATTTTCGGTTCTGTTATTAACGAAAATCTAAAAGATGAAATTATTGTCACAGTTATTGCGACTGGTTTCTCAGAAGAAGCTCTACAGCAACACCGTAATGTTACACGTCCGACGATAAATACAAATAGACAAGCTGTTCAGCAACAGCAAGCACCTATTCGTGAACCACGACAAGATGTGCACGTACAGCAAGAGCAACCACGTCAACAAAATCAACAAAATTATGCGCAGGATGACATGCTTGAGGTACCAGCATTTTTACGTAACCGTAGAAATCGCTGA
- a CDS encoding small basic family protein, with protein sequence MWLPFLGLIFGLALGLLTNIQIPSIYENYLSIAVLAALDTLFGGIRAQLQHVYDDKVFVSGFFFNIILAAGLAFLGVYLGIDLYLAAIFAFGVRLFQNIAIIRRILLTRLDEKRHKKDENSK encoded by the coding sequence ATGTGGCTACCATTTTTAGGTTTGATATTTGGACTTGCCCTTGGCTTGTTAACAAATATCCAAATACCCTCTATATATGAAAATTATCTGTCAATAGCTGTTTTAGCAGCATTAGATACATTATTTGGCGGTATTCGCGCTCAATTACAGCATGTATATGACGATAAAGTATTCGTATCAGGATTCTTTTTTAATATAATTCTTGCAGCAGGATTAGCCTTCTTAGGTGTGTATTTAGGGATAGATTTGTACTTAGCGGCTATTTTCGCGTTTGGGGTACGTTTGTTCCAGAATATAGCAATAATTAGGCGTATTTTACTAACGCGCTTAGATGAGAAACGTCACAAGAAGGATGAAAATTCCAAATAA
- a CDS encoding DUF881 domain-containing protein produces MKKNMYTRITIVLFIIGLMIAVQYNTIKQPAERDTRDIWAIREELAEEKQRHSTLLAEIRSLNEVVGRYEQSEKANLQAALYETLNRLKLQAGLTEVTGPGVVLRVEPAPELVEMGYEIKEISPDLLTQLLNALFKYNAASVSIDGNRVVHTTAIRDINGKTTVNSIPLSSPPFEIYIGTSSFKEAQKMYNSLQASTFIDSFYLDNFNLIIEEPTEHLTIPAFDQSLTNDYLTEVEKGE; encoded by the coding sequence TTGAAAAAAAATATGTACACCCGAATAACGATCGTGCTATTTATTATCGGTTTGATGATAGCGGTACAATACAATACCATAAAGCAACCAGCTGAGCGAGATACACGAGATATTTGGGCCATAAGAGAGGAATTAGCAGAAGAAAAGCAAAGGCATTCCACATTATTAGCAGAAATTCGCTCACTAAATGAAGTAGTGGGTCGCTATGAGCAATCTGAGAAAGCAAATTTACAGGCTGCATTATATGAAACGTTGAATCGTTTAAAGCTACAGGCTGGGCTAACGGAAGTCACAGGGCCAGGCGTTGTACTTCGTGTTGAACCAGCGCCCGAATTAGTAGAAATGGGGTATGAAATCAAAGAAATTTCACCTGATTTACTAACCCAATTACTAAATGCTCTGTTTAAATACAATGCAGCGAGTGTCTCGATAGATGGAAATCGCGTTGTCCATACGACTGCCATTCGAGACATAAATGGAAAGACTACAGTGAACAGTATACCACTGTCCTCACCACCTTTTGAAATTTATATTGGGACTAGCTCTTTTAAAGAAGCTCAAAAAATGTACAATTCGTTACAGGCTTCAACATTTATCGATTCCTTTTATTTAGATAATTTTAATTTAATTATAGAGGAACCGACTGAGCATTTAACAATCCCAGCATTTGATCAGTCATTGACAAATGATTATTTAACAGAGGTGGAAAAAGGAGAATAA
- the sigE gene encoding RNA polymerase sporulation sigma factor SigE, which produces MLLRLLASLKKFWSKFRSRETYYIGGNDSLPVPLSREEEVTVIASFMNGDLRARDTLIERNLRLVVYIARRFDNTGTPIEDLISIGSIGLIKAIETFNTDKNIKLATYASRCIENEILMHLRKTSRMKGEVSLDEPLNSDADGNELLLSDILGTEEHIILDNVEKKIERQHMFHAINLLGARERYIMECRFGLNGKIEMTQKEVADHLGISQSYISRLEKKIIQDLRENLNQPIS; this is translated from the coding sequence TTGCTTCTTAGGCTACTTGCTAGCTTGAAAAAATTTTGGAGTAAGTTTCGAAGTCGTGAAACGTACTATATAGGGGGAAATGATTCATTGCCAGTGCCACTAAGTCGAGAAGAAGAAGTTACAGTCATTGCATCCTTTATGAATGGTGATTTACGAGCTAGAGATACACTAATTGAACGTAATTTACGTCTTGTTGTTTATATTGCTAGGCGTTTTGATAATACGGGTACGCCGATTGAAGATTTAATAAGTATTGGTTCGATCGGTTTAATTAAGGCGATTGAAACGTTCAATACAGATAAAAATATTAAGCTTGCAACGTATGCATCACGTTGTATTGAAAATGAAATTTTGATGCATTTACGTAAAACAAGTCGCATGAAGGGTGAGGTTTCATTAGATGAACCATTAAACTCTGATGCTGATGGAAACGAATTGTTATTGTCTGATATTTTAGGAACTGAAGAGCATATTATTTTAGACAATGTAGAGAAGAAAATTGAGCGACAACATATGTTTCATGCCATTAATTTACTAGGGGCGCGTGAAAGATATATTATGGAATGTCGTTTTGGCCTTAATGGGAAAATTGAAATGACTCAAAAAGAAGTTGCAGATCATTTAGGGATATCACAATCATATATTTCCCGATTAGAGAAGAAAATTATTCAAGATTTACGTGAAAACTTGAACCAG
- the murD gene encoding UDP-N-acetylmuramoyl-L-alanine--D-glutamate ligase: MKNYTDLQHKKVLVLGLAKSGVAAAEILHELGAFVTVNDSKPFDESPDAQGLLQKGITVICGRHPEDLLDEGFELVVKNPGIPYSNKIVADAISREIPVWTEIELAYLISEAPFIGITGSNGKTTTTTLIFDMLNDGGPKPLIAGNIGTVACGVAREAQKENVIVTELSSFQLMGIKTFKPKIAILTNLYDAHLDYHGTFDNYAEAKFGVSRNQDESDYFIYNADQPVVVGYATKSNAKKVPFSSKGRTEEGISADETTIYWQGEPYLDRANIALPGKHNLENILAAVAACILVGCDKAKMEEVLAKFGGVRHRTQFVREWNGRKIYNDSKATNCLATKSALDAFQAPVILLAGGLDRGHSFEELRPCMSHVKGVVAFGETGLRFVEFAKSCGVQQTVIAQNVEDAVHYAAPMSAEGDVILLSPACASWDQYDSFEIRGDVFIDAVMKL; encoded by the coding sequence ATGAAAAACTATACAGATTTACAACATAAAAAAGTCCTAGTTTTAGGTCTAGCTAAAAGTGGTGTGGCTGCAGCAGAGATTTTACATGAGCTTGGCGCCTTTGTGACGGTCAATGATTCAAAACCATTTGACGAAAGCCCAGATGCACAAGGCTTATTGCAAAAGGGTATTACAGTTATTTGTGGGCGTCACCCAGAGGATTTACTCGATGAAGGCTTTGAATTAGTTGTGAAAAATCCAGGGATTCCTTATAGCAACAAAATAGTAGCTGATGCCATAAGCCGTGAAATCCCGGTATGGACAGAAATTGAGCTTGCCTATTTAATTAGTGAAGCGCCGTTTATTGGGATTACAGGGTCAAATGGTAAAACAACAACGACAACATTAATTTTTGACATGCTGAATGACGGTGGCCCAAAACCGCTAATTGCAGGGAATATTGGGACAGTAGCATGTGGTGTTGCTAGAGAGGCACAGAAGGAAAATGTAATTGTTACGGAGTTATCCTCTTTTCAATTAATGGGAATCAAAACATTCAAGCCGAAAATCGCTATATTAACTAATCTTTATGATGCACATCTTGATTATCATGGGACATTTGACAACTATGCAGAGGCAAAATTTGGTGTCTCACGTAATCAAGATGAAAGCGATTATTTTATCTATAATGCTGATCAGCCAGTTGTTGTTGGTTATGCAACAAAATCTAATGCTAAAAAGGTACCATTTAGTTCTAAGGGGCGTACAGAAGAGGGTATTAGTGCGGATGAAACAACAATTTACTGGCAGGGTGAACCATATTTAGATCGAGCAAATATCGCTTTGCCTGGTAAGCATAACTTAGAAAATATTTTAGCAGCTGTAGCGGCTTGTATTTTAGTAGGCTGTGACAAAGCTAAAATGGAAGAAGTTTTAGCTAAGTTTGGTGGAGTTCGTCACCGTACTCAGTTCGTGCGTGAATGGAATGGACGTAAAATTTACAATGACTCCAAAGCGACAAACTGCTTAGCTACAAAAAGTGCTTTAGATGCATTCCAAGCACCGGTCATTTTACTTGCGGGTGGCTTAGATCGAGGTCATTCATTTGAAGAATTACGTCCATGCATGAGCCATGTAAAAGGTGTTGTTGCCTTTGGAGAAACAGGTTTACGCTTTGTAGAATTTGCGAAGTCGTGTGGCGTACAGCAAACTGTTATTGCCCAAAATGTTGAGGATGCAGTACATTATGCGGCACCGATGTCGGCAGAAGGCGATGTTATTCTTTTATCTCCTGCTTGCGCAAGCTGGGATCAATATGACAGCTTTGAAATACGAGGCGACGTTTTTATTGATGCTGTAATGAAGCTGTAA
- the ftsA gene encoding cell division protein FtsA codes for MNQQDLYISLDIGSSSIKVLIGEMSDGQLHVIGVGNVKSNGVRKGAIVDIDATVQSIRKAIEQAERMTGYQINEVVLGVPANQTMLQLVKGVVAVNSENREITDDDLDRVVESAQVMSIPPERELVNIIPRQFIVDNLDEIKDPRGMIGIRLEMDATMITTSKTLLHNVLRCVERAGLSIREIYLQPLAAGFFALTEDEKNQGTAFIDLGGGSTTITVFEEGLLTHTGVIPIGGDHITKDISIVLKTPTEQAEQIKHQFGHAYYDDASDDELFEVPVVGTDSTDQYSQRYISEIIGARLEELFELVIDELARLGVRDLPGGVVLTGGVAKLEGIAQLARQILQTRVRIYTPDYIGVREPSFTTAVGLIRYAYLEDDFYGKSTNTQPVEYAVVGSPAAPKKQEYAAPSESKGSVIGRAKKLFDKFFD; via the coding sequence TTGAATCAGCAAGATTTATATATTTCTCTTGATATAGGATCATCCTCTATCAAGGTATTAATAGGTGAAATGAGCGATGGTCAATTACATGTAATTGGCGTCGGAAATGTAAAATCGAATGGAGTTCGAAAAGGTGCAATTGTTGATATTGATGCAACAGTCCAATCGATTCGAAAAGCAATAGAACAAGCCGAACGAATGACAGGATATCAAATTAATGAAGTCGTTTTAGGAGTTCCGGCAAACCAGACGATGTTACAGCTAGTTAAAGGTGTTGTCGCTGTAAATAGTGAAAATAGAGAAATTACAGATGATGATTTAGATAGAGTGGTAGAATCTGCGCAAGTCATGTCAATACCTCCTGAACGTGAATTAGTTAACATCATTCCTAGACAATTTATTGTAGATAACTTAGATGAGATTAAAGATCCACGAGGTATGATTGGTATCCGTTTAGAAATGGATGCCACAATGATTACAACCTCCAAGACACTCTTACACAATGTTCTACGCTGTGTAGAACGTGCAGGTCTAAGTATTCGAGAAATATATTTGCAACCATTAGCAGCAGGTTTTTTTGCATTAACGGAGGATGAAAAAAACCAAGGTACCGCTTTCATTGATTTAGGCGGCGGTTCCACTACTATCACAGTATTCGAAGAGGGACTGTTAACACATACAGGAGTCATTCCAATTGGTGGCGATCATATTACAAAAGATATTTCGATCGTCTTAAAAACACCAACAGAACAGGCAGAACAAATTAAACATCAATTTGGACATGCCTATTATGATGACGCATCAGATGATGAACTCTTCGAAGTACCGGTTGTAGGGACAGATTCAACAGATCAGTACAGCCAGCGCTATATATCAGAAATTATCGGCGCTCGTTTGGAAGAATTATTTGAGTTAGTCATCGACGAGTTAGCACGTCTAGGTGTTAGAGATTTACCAGGTGGTGTTGTTTTGACAGGAGGCGTTGCAAAGCTAGAGGGTATTGCTCAACTGGCACGCCAGATTCTGCAAACGCGTGTTAGAATTTATACACCCGATTATATTGGCGTTAGAGAGCCTTCATTTACGACGGCGGTTGGACTTATTCGTTACGCCTATTTAGAAGATGATTTTTATGGAAAAAGTACTAATACGCAGCCTGTTGAATATGCAGTTGTAGGATCTCCTGCAGCACCTAAAAAGCAAGAATATGCTGCACCTTCAGAATCAAAAGGAAGCGTAATCGGAAGAGCAAAAAAATTATTTGATAAATTTTTTGATTAA
- a CDS encoding cell division protein FtsQ/DivIB has protein sequence MEKVIDIEDRIPTLKKRRKKRTNRKFIVLILLFFIVLAVLLYFQSPYSKINKITVNGAQLANEEYYVQASTLEPGKSMWGFKVEDVEKLLLKDKWVKDAHVKRNWLQGVTIEIKEWKKVAYLAGDGTYYPLLENGERFEQAGDDIPIDAPVFIGITGEKTIKKLVKQLAQLKPEVLSLISQVNTNGNETNPNAVKLYMNDGYEVRAVIQTLAEKLNHYPALVAQIPNLEKGVIDLEVGSYYKSFNDEYNKVSIDLEGDSANQEVKKDEQQEKE, from the coding sequence TTGGAGAAAGTAATTGATATAGAAGATCGCATACCTACGCTAAAAAAGCGACGAAAAAAGCGTACAAACCGGAAATTTATAGTGCTAATATTACTTTTCTTTATTGTGTTAGCAGTACTCCTTTATTTTCAATCTCCTTACAGTAAAATCAACAAAATAACAGTCAATGGCGCTCAGTTAGCAAATGAAGAATATTATGTACAAGCCAGCACTCTTGAACCTGGAAAGTCGATGTGGGGATTTAAAGTAGAAGATGTAGAGAAATTATTACTAAAGGATAAATGGGTAAAAGATGCACATGTTAAACGTAATTGGCTTCAAGGCGTGACAATAGAAATTAAAGAATGGAAAAAAGTTGCGTACTTAGCTGGTGACGGCACTTATTATCCGTTACTTGAAAATGGCGAACGTTTTGAACAAGCTGGGGATGACATCCCGATTGACGCACCTGTATTTATCGGTATAACTGGCGAAAAGACCATTAAGAAGCTTGTCAAGCAATTAGCACAATTAAAGCCAGAAGTATTATCGTTAATTTCTCAAGTCAATACAAACGGTAATGAGACAAATCCTAATGCTGTTAAGCTTTATATGAACGATGGCTATGAAGTACGTGCTGTTATTCAAACTTTGGCAGAAAAGCTAAATCATTACCCTGCACTTGTGGCACAAATCCCAAATTTAGAAAAGGGTGTTATCGACTTAGAGGTCGGCTCGTATTACAAATCTTTCAATGATGAATACAACAAAGTAAGCATTGACTTAGAGGGAGATTCGGCCAACCAGGAAGTGAAAAAAGATGAACAACAAGAAAAAGAATAG
- the ftsW gene encoding putative lipid II flippase FtsW, giving the protein MALLRGKESYILLVTTLMLSIIGIIFVYSAGTYWSAIHYSGKMPFYMKQSMYFGVAIIVFLITIRLKILQTQSFWKMAYIFSLILLVLVLIPGIGLVRNGSQSWIGVGPLTIQPAELTKITVIVYLSHILAQHKTGTSIVNWRHGLVLLLPVVLIMLQPDFGSVFILVVSVFLLFFVAGYPLKLYAMFMVAGIAGLVGLIVTAPYRLKRIEAFIDPWVDPLGSGFQAVQSLMAIGPAGIFGHGFGQSRQKFLYLPEPQNDFIYAIILEEVGLLGGLVIVALFVLIIYAGYKFAVQAKTRTSYYAIIGLVTMLTVQAFLNIAVVIGLVPVTGVTLPFISYGGTSLVTMWLIIGIIYQLAK; this is encoded by the coding sequence ATGGCATTACTGAGAGGAAAAGAAAGCTATATATTGCTCGTCACAACATTGATGCTTTCAATAATCGGCATTATTTTCGTCTATTCTGCAGGTACCTATTGGAGTGCCATTCATTATAGTGGAAAAATGCCGTTTTATATGAAGCAAAGTATGTACTTTGGGGTAGCCATTATAGTGTTTTTAATCACTATTCGATTAAAGATTTTGCAAACTCAGTCCTTTTGGAAGATGGCCTATATATTTTCGTTAATTTTACTGGTCCTTGTACTTATACCAGGAATTGGACTTGTACGAAATGGTTCTCAAAGCTGGATTGGAGTAGGTCCGTTAACAATCCAGCCAGCAGAGCTAACGAAAATTACAGTCATTGTGTACTTGAGTCATATTTTAGCGCAACATAAAACGGGTACGTCGATCGTTAATTGGCGTCATGGATTGGTCCTATTATTACCCGTTGTCCTTATTATGTTGCAGCCTGATTTTGGTTCAGTATTTATTCTAGTTGTTTCTGTGTTTTTATTGTTTTTTGTGGCAGGGTATCCTTTAAAACTTTATGCGATGTTTATGGTTGCTGGGATTGCTGGATTAGTGGGTTTAATTGTCACAGCGCCATATCGACTAAAGCGAATTGAAGCATTTATTGATCCGTGGGTCGATCCTTTAGGAAGTGGCTTTCAGGCTGTACAATCGTTAATGGCTATAGGTCCAGCAGGGATTTTTGGGCATGGTTTTGGACAAAGCAGGCAGAAGTTTTTATATTTACCTGAACCACAAAATGACTTTATTTACGCAATTATTCTTGAAGAGGTAGGATTGCTTGGTGGGCTAGTGATTGTAGCGCTTTTTGTGCTAATAATCTATGCAGGCTATAAATTCGCAGTACAGGCTAAAACAAGAACATCTTATTACGCGATAATAGGACTTGTCACAATGCTGACCGTACAAGCATTTCTAAATATAGCAGTAGTGATCGGATTAGTTCCTGTAACAGGTGTCACATTACCTTTTATTAGCTACGGAGGAACATCTTTAGTAACAATGTGGTTAATAATAGGTATTATTTATCAATTAGCGAAATAA
- a CDS encoding sigma-E processing peptidase SpoIIGA: MYGEWLVLINTLFNLAILKFTAKVTGVFVKNTRLLMSSICSSFVAVIGGQMLLTTLLSFILLIGIAFRFKIRSFQKQGPIVLTATIVIGGLLTALQPYLKNLSVVHFIIICLLLAVGNLVAFYKQWGFVKLERLSGQFVFDTTLKIFDVRIPLSAFVDTGNQAIEPLSGKPVHFVSYGALRPHLPAAFCKSLLEWQETDPYNVSMFSEDYQRYIRFIHVNTVQQQSVVLGFRFEELHIKGEHSQVKKNEYIVLTKKAKNFPHSTAAILHFSALSNNS, translated from the coding sequence ATGTATGGAGAATGGCTGGTGCTCATTAATACGCTTTTTAACCTAGCGATACTCAAGTTTACGGCAAAGGTAACAGGGGTTTTTGTAAAGAATACGAGATTATTAATGAGTTCTATTTGTAGTAGTTTTGTAGCTGTAATAGGTGGGCAAATGCTGTTGACGACGCTGTTGAGCTTTATTTTACTAATTGGGATAGCTTTTCGTTTCAAGATTCGAAGCTTTCAAAAGCAAGGACCAATCGTTTTAACAGCAACAATCGTGATCGGTGGATTGTTAACAGCGTTACAACCATATTTAAAAAATCTTTCTGTCGTCCATTTTATCATCATTTGCCTACTATTAGCTGTTGGTAATCTTGTTGCTTTTTATAAGCAATGGGGATTTGTAAAGCTAGAGCGGTTAAGTGGTCAGTTTGTTTTTGATACCACATTGAAAATTTTTGATGTAAGGATACCACTTTCTGCATTTGTAGATACAGGTAATCAAGCTATCGAGCCACTATCAGGAAAACCTGTTCACTTTGTCTCTTATGGAGCTTTACGACCACATTTACCCGCAGCATTTTGCAAATCATTATTAGAATGGCAAGAAACTGATCCGTATAATGTATCCATGTTTTCAGAAGATTATCAGCGTTATATTCGATTTATTCATGTCAATACAGTGCAACAGCAGTCGGTTGTACTAGGTTTTCGCTTTGAGGAGTTGCATATCAAGGGGGAGCACTCACAAGTGAAAAAGAATGAATATATCGTGCTAACAAAAAAGGCTAAAAATTTTCCACATAGCACAGCAGCAATTTTACATTTTTCAGCGCTTTCAAATAACTCATAG